The Dyella caseinilytica genome has a window encoding:
- a CDS encoding TonB-dependent receptor, translating to MKQRALALVVKRIIWAELALSAAFAMSAFAQNQPVTSENSPAAASTSGVSGPASGTDVTPSSDNKVVQLKGVEVTGSLIRSSDKTGYTQVQTVTAQDIKDSGSATVADYLRQSSANSGSSYNESTVLNQSAGAAGIALRGLSVKYSLVLVDGQRVAPYGFASGGTDTLVDLNTLPLNMIDHIEIVKTGAVSQYGSDAIAGVVNIITKKDYQGLQVDGNVGGSQQGGQGTSNVSVLGGFGDLNSDRYNVTTALSFLRQSGASLAERDITSTENYSGLNGGFFSQPSSFWMTPNGPQALTPCGPGAQVTSAIDNLQTKSPGTVCSQNGASAQSIAAQVKRSNLKVHAEFKLSDYDQAFVDVWGSHNTTSLMSGLAGFGAGALVPSLYYVPGAGYAPFAPSVDGNALTYYFPKGQAVNTDSNFYRLSAGVKGSFGTDKLGDWDWEASVGHSQSDVSNSYTNQMNASVIQNYLDGVTMNTFSPTTFNSLPNLFGTSTTHATSKLDTFDATISTSNLFALPAGDVGLGFGTQFQHQSEYIGAGSTEFVSPYTQAVNGQRNVAAAYYQVDIPLLSTLSFSQSGRYDHYGDFGDVFSPRYALRFQPVESLTAYASYNVGFRAPTLIELYETGSVTYQAVGTQNVNEYFEGNPNLQPEKTRNYNIGFQWSPTNNTDIGFDWYKIDVSDVISQLNIVTEVNADPGQPFYVLPYANISYLRTQGFESTFKQAFPTSIGNFTLSGDWAYVWKFEIPDSVVADFAGNNGANDTVFGGAIPRWKGNTNLSWANSNWTSTVTWQYTGPYKQRIDPGSDAASYSQFNVSVAYTGFKHWKLYASIDNIFNRVPPWDAVWMYTYRGYYDSSLYEYIGRYAQVGATYTF from the coding sequence ATGAAACAAAGGGCATTGGCGCTAGTCGTCAAAAGAATCATCTGGGCGGAACTGGCATTGTCGGCCGCATTTGCCATGTCGGCGTTTGCGCAAAACCAACCAGTCACCTCCGAAAACTCTCCTGCTGCAGCGAGCACCAGTGGTGTGTCGGGGCCCGCTTCCGGCACTGACGTGACCCCCTCATCCGACAACAAAGTCGTCCAGTTGAAGGGCGTCGAAGTGACGGGCTCCTTGATTAGAAGCTCGGACAAGACCGGCTACACCCAGGTTCAAACCGTGACCGCGCAGGATATCAAGGACAGCGGTTCGGCCACGGTAGCGGACTACCTGCGCCAGTCGAGCGCGAACTCGGGAAGCAGCTATAACGAGAGTACGGTCCTCAACCAGTCAGCAGGCGCCGCGGGCATTGCGCTGCGCGGCTTGAGCGTGAAATACAGCCTTGTGCTGGTGGACGGCCAGCGTGTCGCTCCCTATGGCTTTGCGTCGGGCGGCACCGATACGTTGGTCGATCTCAATACGCTGCCGCTGAACATGATCGACCACATCGAGATCGTAAAGACCGGCGCGGTATCGCAGTACGGTTCGGATGCCATCGCGGGCGTAGTCAACATCATCACCAAGAAAGATTATCAGGGCCTTCAAGTTGATGGAAATGTAGGTGGATCGCAGCAAGGCGGACAAGGCACCTCGAACGTCAGTGTGCTGGGCGGTTTCGGGGATCTGAATTCGGATCGCTACAACGTGACGACGGCACTCAGCTTTCTTCGCCAAAGCGGTGCTTCGCTCGCTGAACGCGATATCACCAGCACTGAAAACTATTCCGGACTGAATGGCGGCTTCTTCTCTCAGCCCAGTTCATTCTGGATGACGCCGAATGGTCCGCAGGCGCTGACTCCCTGCGGGCCCGGGGCACAGGTCACGTCGGCGATAGATAATCTACAGACGAAGAGTCCCGGCACGGTCTGTTCCCAGAACGGTGCCAGCGCACAATCGATCGCGGCGCAGGTCAAACGCAGCAATTTAAAAGTGCACGCCGAATTCAAACTCAGCGATTACGATCAAGCGTTCGTGGATGTATGGGGCAGCCACAATACCACCTCGCTTATGTCCGGGTTGGCCGGCTTTGGCGCCGGCGCGCTGGTACCGTCGCTTTACTACGTTCCAGGCGCTGGTTACGCGCCCTTTGCGCCTAGCGTCGACGGAAATGCGTTGACGTATTACTTCCCGAAAGGACAGGCCGTCAACACAGACTCCAACTTCTATCGTCTTTCTGCCGGCGTGAAAGGTTCGTTCGGCACAGACAAGCTCGGCGATTGGGACTGGGAGGCATCCGTCGGACATTCGCAAAGCGACGTATCTAACAGCTATACCAATCAGATGAACGCATCGGTGATACAAAATTATCTCGATGGCGTCACGATGAACACGTTTAGCCCAACGACGTTTAATAGTCTTCCCAATCTGTTTGGCACATCCACCACCCACGCCACATCGAAGCTCGATACGTTCGATGCAACGATCTCGACATCGAACCTGTTCGCATTACCCGCCGGGGACGTCGGCCTGGGATTCGGCACCCAATTCCAGCATCAGAGCGAATATATCGGTGCAGGCTCGACTGAATTTGTGAGCCCGTACACCCAGGCGGTGAATGGCCAGCGCAATGTGGCCGCCGCGTATTACCAGGTGGACATCCCACTCCTGAGCACGTTGTCGTTCAGCCAGTCGGGCCGTTATGACCATTACGGCGACTTCGGTGACGTATTTTCACCACGCTATGCACTACGCTTTCAGCCAGTGGAATCTCTGACTGCGTACGCCTCGTATAACGTGGGTTTCCGCGCACCCACACTGATCGAGCTTTATGAGACGGGGAGCGTGACCTACCAGGCGGTTGGCACCCAAAACGTCAACGAATATTTTGAAGGTAATCCAAATCTGCAGCCAGAGAAGACCCGGAACTACAACATCGGGTTTCAATGGTCGCCGACCAACAACACAGACATCGGCTTCGACTGGTACAAGATCGACGTCAGCGATGTGATCAGCCAGCTCAATATCGTGACCGAGGTCAATGCCGATCCAGGGCAACCCTTCTACGTACTGCCCTACGCGAACATTTCATACCTGAGAACGCAGGGCTTTGAATCCACATTCAAGCAAGCGTTCCCGACTAGCATCGGCAACTTCACCCTGTCGGGTGATTGGGCCTACGTGTGGAAATTCGAGATACCCGATAGTGTCGTCGCGGATTTCGCGGGCAACAACGGTGCGAACGATACGGTATTCGGCGGCGCCATTCCGCGCTGGAAAGGTAACACCAACCTGAGCTGGGCCAATAGCAACTGGACCAGCACAGTGACCTGGCAATACACCGGTCCGTATAAACAAAGGATCGATCCCGGCTCGGATGCTGCTTCTTACAGCCAGTTCAATGTGTCGGTCGCCTATACCGGCTTCAAGCATTGGAAGCTTTACGCAAGCATCGACAATATCTTCAATCGCGTGCCGCCGTGGGATGCGGTGTGGATGTACACCTATCGCGGCTATTACGATTCGTCGTTGTATGAGTACATCGGCCGTTATGCCCAGGTCGGCGCCACATACACCTTCTGA
- a CDS encoding TonB-dependent receptor plug domain-containing protein, whose amino-acid sequence MNTHQKMANAIRMALALGSCVLTTVAVAQAATPGQQSPAATTQTTPPANASSPSGTQSPPAQAQTTTNPSPPQKTVTLQGITVTGSLIRSVDVETAQPVTELSHEALQQQGFISVGQILQNVSSVGSSGTSSQSALGNIVGQYVSLRGLGAPRTLVLVDGQRWTTDIFGETDLSTIPSSIIDHVEILQDGASAIYGSDAIAGVVNIITKKDFDGLQVDTYNSMYSPENDGKTGQFSLTGGKKFSRGSILFNITAQNTDGLTANERDYSKYGFFSLGPNYPQSQQVPSPYGTITGALNPATGLPVSVPQLANGPITVNMGQNGLDIANYHVDTFSSQYPSPYFNNDYQNSSFLETLIPDDRLRSYTLKGDYKLTDHITATFTGTYNTTNSDVSTSGYELSSLTPANGAHLAQALGLPAGTFPAVYFPTLSSQSYYNPLPGNNLEFELPLQYPNRINYNKIKQYGWRAGLEGDFTLGENEFNWDAGYSDFRYDQSTFGPGNLNMVHVAQAVGPSFMGPNGVVECGTPGNVIAGCVPLNPFSGAGGITPAEINYLNIIAGTQSYSEMRTVSANLSGDVFTLPQSMGQGDVTFAVGADHRDISGGATPDEYTQLGLNTNLQQNVGAGSYGLNEAYAEVNLPVLKDMPGAQLLDFDLAHRFSHYTNFGNTNNNQFKVSWQPINDLLVRASYGTGFRAPAIANLYGGTLQSFTTYTDPCDVNFGLTGIPTVKQRCLDGFAGLPAVGPGFTQLNVNAQPISQPNSTSTTPFFTGANPNLKPETSKSYTAGFVYSPHYLTGFNATVDWYRIHIDNVITLPTATSILDNCYELGVAEQCAQFQRSTAGGPFNGQVINMLQALVNQGFVEERGEDLNLTYLFPQTPVGQFKFDSTSTYIDSVREQITPGGPIISNTLGAYDTVLGPLWRFRSTVNLNWSYKQFGATWTIRYYSSLSEPCIAPNPSLSEVFPCNNPDKDLSVSPTGINRQGGLAFNDLQLNWQTPWKGRIAIGATDVFNRKAPLSYTGVYSVAGPLGPTGTDGYSDYPYNPQYDIGRVIYLKYEQKFF is encoded by the coding sequence ATGAACACACATCAGAAGATGGCAAATGCCATACGCATGGCATTAGCTCTTGGCAGTTGTGTACTGACGACGGTCGCGGTGGCACAAGCCGCAACTCCCGGACAACAATCCCCCGCGGCAACCACCCAGACGACGCCTCCAGCGAACGCATCTTCGCCCTCAGGCACGCAGTCGCCACCCGCCCAAGCGCAAACGACCACCAATCCATCACCCCCACAGAAAACCGTGACATTGCAGGGCATAACGGTTACCGGTTCGCTGATTCGCAGTGTCGATGTGGAAACGGCACAACCTGTGACCGAGTTGTCGCATGAAGCGCTTCAACAACAGGGCTTTATCAGTGTCGGCCAGATTCTGCAGAACGTCTCGTCTGTGGGCTCTTCGGGCACCAGCAGCCAAAGCGCGCTGGGCAATATCGTAGGCCAGTACGTAAGCCTGCGCGGCCTAGGTGCGCCACGCACCCTGGTGCTTGTCGACGGTCAACGTTGGACCACGGATATCTTTGGCGAAACTGACCTGAGCACGATCCCAAGCTCGATCATCGACCACGTCGAGATCCTGCAGGACGGCGCGTCGGCGATTTATGGTTCCGATGCCATTGCCGGCGTGGTCAACATCATCACCAAAAAGGATTTTGACGGCCTGCAAGTCGACACCTACAACAGCATGTATTCCCCGGAAAACGACGGCAAGACCGGTCAATTCAGCCTCACCGGCGGCAAGAAGTTTTCCCGTGGCTCCATCCTGTTCAACATCACAGCACAAAATACCGACGGGCTGACGGCGAACGAACGCGATTACAGCAAATACGGCTTTTTCAGCCTTGGGCCGAATTACCCGCAAAGCCAGCAAGTGCCCTCCCCTTACGGCACGATCACGGGTGCGCTCAATCCGGCGACAGGCTTGCCAGTCAGCGTGCCGCAACTGGCCAATGGCCCGATTACCGTCAACATGGGGCAGAACGGACTTGATATCGCCAACTATCACGTCGACACGTTCAGCTCTCAATATCCGTCGCCTTATTTCAACAACGATTACCAAAACTCATCGTTTCTCGAAACGCTGATCCCGGACGATCGGCTGCGTTCTTACACGTTGAAGGGCGATTACAAGCTGACCGATCACATCACGGCGACATTCACCGGCACGTACAACACGACCAACTCCGATGTGAGCACCAGCGGTTACGAGCTTAGTTCGCTGACACCCGCCAACGGTGCGCACCTGGCGCAAGCGCTCGGTCTCCCTGCGGGGACCTTCCCGGCCGTCTATTTCCCGACGTTGTCCTCGCAGAGCTATTACAACCCGCTGCCGGGCAACAATCTGGAGTTCGAATTGCCGCTGCAATATCCCAATCGCATCAATTACAACAAGATCAAGCAATACGGTTGGCGCGCGGGATTGGAAGGCGATTTCACGCTCGGCGAAAACGAGTTCAACTGGGACGCCGGCTATAGCGATTTTCGCTACGATCAGTCCACGTTTGGCCCAGGCAATCTCAACATGGTTCATGTGGCGCAGGCCGTCGGTCCTTCTTTCATGGGACCCAACGGTGTCGTGGAATGCGGCACGCCGGGCAATGTGATCGCCGGCTGCGTACCGCTCAATCCGTTCTCCGGCGCAGGTGGCATCACGCCCGCTGAAATCAACTATCTGAACATCATCGCGGGCACGCAGTCTTACAGCGAAATGAGAACGGTATCCGCCAACTTGAGCGGTGACGTCTTCACGCTCCCTCAATCGATGGGACAAGGTGACGTAACATTTGCCGTGGGTGCCGATCACCGCGACATCTCCGGGGGCGCCACACCGGATGAATACACACAGCTTGGACTCAACACCAATCTGCAGCAAAACGTCGGCGCTGGCTCCTATGGCCTCAACGAAGCTTATGCCGAGGTGAACCTTCCGGTTCTGAAGGATATGCCAGGTGCGCAATTGCTGGATTTCGATCTGGCCCATCGTTTTTCGCACTACACCAACTTCGGCAACACCAATAACAACCAGTTCAAAGTGTCGTGGCAGCCGATCAACGACTTGTTGGTTCGTGCCAGCTATGGCACAGGTTTTCGTGCGCCAGCCATCGCCAATCTGTATGGCGGTACGTTGCAGAGTTTCACGACCTACACCGACCCTTGCGACGTCAACTTCGGCTTGACCGGCATCCCAACCGTCAAACAGCGCTGCCTGGATGGGTTCGCCGGATTGCCTGCGGTCGGCCCTGGCTTCACGCAGCTGAACGTCAATGCTCAGCCGATTTCCCAACCTAACTCAACGAGTACGACGCCGTTTTTCACAGGCGCCAATCCCAACCTGAAGCCGGAAACCTCCAAGAGCTATACCGCCGGTTTCGTGTATAGCCCGCATTACCTCACCGGCTTCAATGCCACCGTGGACTGGTACCGCATCCACATCGACAACGTCATCACGTTGCCGACCGCCACCAGCATTCTCGACAACTGCTACGAGCTTGGCGTTGCAGAGCAATGCGCGCAATTCCAGCGTTCGACGGCAGGCGGCCCCTTCAACGGGCAAGTGATCAACATGTTGCAAGCGCTGGTCAACCAGGGCTTTGTGGAAGAGCGCGGCGAAGATCTGAACCTCACCTACCTGTTCCCGCAGACACCCGTCGGCCAGTTCAAGTTTGATTCGACGAGCACCTATATCGATTCTGTGAGGGAACAGATCACCCCCGGTGGCCCGATCATCTCCAACACGCTGGGCGCTTACGACACGGTACTCGGACCATTGTGGCGCTTCCGCTCAACGGTCAACTTGAATTGGAGCTACAAACAATTCGGCGCGACTTGGACCATCCGTTACTACTCATCGCTATCGGAGCCATGCATCGCACCCAACCCGTCTTTGAGCGAGGTCTTTCCTTGCAATAATCCGGACAAGGACCTGTCCGTTTCCCCGACAGGTATCAATCGTCAAGGTGGTCTCGCCTTCAATGATTTGCAACTCAATTGGCAGACACCCTGGAAAGGCCGCATCGCGATTGGCGCCACTGACGTCTTCAATCGCAAAGCGCCGCTTTCATACACCGGCGTTTACAGCGTGGCAGGCCCACTTGGCCCAACCGGCACAGACGGCTACAGCGACTATCCTTACAATCCGCAATACGACATTGGGCGCGTCATTTATCTCAAATACGAGCAGAAGTTCTTCTAG